From the genome of candidate division WWE3 bacterium:
TTCTGTTATTTCCACCTGACTCACAGACCGAGCGGCGTTCCAAAGTTTGTTAGTAAAATTCCGATAATTCGTACAGCGCTCAATCATCAGTTGCTTGTTGACCCGACCGTCCCGACCAGCTACGGCGTAAGTGGTGAGGACAGCTCGAACGACATCTGTCCCAAAAGTATTTAGGAGATCAATGGGATCAATGCCATTCCCAAGAGATTTGGAAAACTTGCGGCCTTGGAGGTCCCGCAGCATTCCATTAAAAAACATATTCTTCCAGGGGATCTTATTTGCATGTTTTTCAGCCAGCATTATCATCCGCGCGATCCACAAGAATTTAATTTCGCCGCCACTAAGTTCAAAATCAAACGGAAAATACGCTTTAAGTTCCGGCGTTTCTTTGGGCCAGCCTTGAGTAGACAGTGGCCAGAGCCCAGAGGAAAACCAGGTATCAAGAACCTGCTCTTCGCGAGTCAACTTCGATCCCTGGCAATCAGGACAAACTTTCGGGGCGTCGTCGAAATCCTTGGGAACGTAAACGATAGTACCTTTCTGACTGTAGGGATCGTGGCTGGGGTTACAATCTTCACAATACCAAACCGGAATCTGATGCCCCCACCACAGAGAACGGCTAATGCACCAGTCATGAATGTCTTTGAGCCAGGCCGTAATTACTCCCGCCATATTTTCGGGGTAGAAGTTAATTTCGTGGTTATTTATGACGGCGATAGCTTTGTCGGCCAGCCCTCGCATTTTTACAAACCACTCTTCAGAAATAATCGGTTCAATGGTAGTTTTGCAGCGCTCGCAAACAGGCACCATGTGGGTGTACTCTTCCTCTTTAACAAAGATACCCTTATCTTTAAGTTCCACCAAAACAGCTTCCCTGGCCTCCATTACTGTCATACCGGCATACTTTCCCGTAACGTCAGTAAGTCGGCCTTCTTTGTTAATCACATTTACGATTGGCAAGTTATGGCGTTTGCCTATTTCGTAATCATCGAAAGAATGCCCCGGGGTAACTTTAATAACGCCCGTTCCAAAGTTCGGATCGACAACGTCATCGGCTATGACTTTCATTTTCTTGATACCGTTTAAAGTTTCGATTTCAAATTCCTGACCAATATATTTTTGGTAGCGCTCGTCTTTAGGGTTAACAGCCATGGCAGTATCTCCAAACTTAGTTTCTGGGCGCACTGTTGCTAAAGTAAATGGTCCATATTTAAGGTAATAGAGTTTTTCGGTTTTTTCCTGGTATTCAACCTCAGCGTCTTCAATCGCCGTTCCGCAACGAGGGCACCATTGAACGATGTAAGGCCCTTTGTAAATTAATTTTTCGTCCCAGAACTTTTTAAATTGAGTGTAAACCGCAAAAGTGGGTTTGGGATCAAGGGTAAAAACTTCGCGAGACCAGTCAGCGCTAATTCCCATCATTTTAAATTGCTTTTGATTAGCAGCGTAACTTTCAGCTTTAAATTTCCAGGCCTCTTCCAAAAAAGCACTGCGTCCAAGACTTTGCCTAGTAGTATTTTTTTCTTTTTTAAGTTTATTTTCTAGTGCTCCTTGAAACTGGATTCCGGCATGATCAACCCCAGATTGAAACAAAACATCGAAGCCCCGCATTCTTTTGTAGCGGGCGACAGTATCCATAATTGTCTGTTGTAATGCATGTCCCAAATGGGGCGTGCCCGTTAAATTCGGCGGCGGCATCAAAATAGAGTAATGGGGTTTAGAAGACGTGGGATCGGCCTTAAACACACCAC
Proteins encoded in this window:
- a CDS encoding valine--tRNA ligase — translated: MDFPAGPYKPTEIEAALYQEWLDRGVFKADPTSSKPHYSILMPPPNLTGTPHLGHALQQTIMDTVARYKRMRGFDVLFQSGVDHAGIQFQGALENKLKKEKNTTRQSLGRSAFLEEAWKFKAESYAANQKQFKMMGISADWSREVFTLDPKPTFAVYTQFKKFWDEKLIYKGPYIVQWCPRCGTAIEDAEVEYQEKTEKLYYLKYGPFTLATVRPETKFGDTAMAVNPKDERYQKYIGQEFEIETLNGIKKMKVIADDVVDPNFGTGVIKVTPGHSFDDYEIGKRHNLPIVNVINKEGRLTDVTGKYAGMTVMEAREAVLVELKDKGIFVKEEEYTHMVPVCERCKTTIEPIISEEWFVKMRGLADKAIAVINNHEINFYPENMAGVITAWLKDIHDWCISRSLWWGHQIPVWYCEDCNPSHDPYSQKGTIVYVPKDFDDAPKVCPDCQGSKLTREEQVLDTWFSSGLWPLSTQGWPKETPELKAYFPFDFELSGGEIKFLWIARMIMLAEKHANKIPWKNMFFNGMLRDLQGRKFSKSLGNGIDPIDLLNTFGTDVVRAVLTTYAVAGRDGRVNKQLMIERCTNYRNFTNKLWNAARSVSQVEITENKQQTTIESGDDVKMKAEIDRLVKVVTEHYENFNFHLVLEEIYNSFWHVFCDWYIEAVKSRKEEAAHILRESLLTYVKLLHPIMPFVTEKLWRIFNEESDVLMLTVWPE